Proteins encoded within one genomic window of Pseudomonas cannabina:
- a CDS encoding YbaN family protein, which translates to MKKRPVLLSWPGFPNLPVETMTYKPPGSRLSRLLYGILAYTALGIGIVAIFVPGLPTTEFILLAAWAATRSSPRLNAWLENHRVFGPILYNWRNGRLVARKAKISATVSMLVCAVVMLSLIGHAWWLYLALTGMALGNIWIWSRPEPAKADREH; encoded by the coding sequence ATGAAAAAGCGCCCGGTGCTGTTAAGCTGGCCGGGCTTTCCGAACCTGCCTGTAGAGACCATGACGTACAAACCACCCGGCTCCCGACTTTCACGCCTTTTATACGGCATCCTAGCCTACACCGCGCTTGGCATAGGCATTGTTGCGATCTTTGTTCCTGGCCTGCCGACCACCGAATTCATTCTGCTGGCGGCCTGGGCAGCGACACGCAGTTCGCCGCGGCTGAACGCCTGGCTGGAAAACCATCGGGTATTCGGGCCGATCCTGTACAACTGGCGTAATGGCCGACTGGTCGCCCGCAAGGCCAAAATCAGCGCAACCGTCAGCATGCTGGTGTGCGCGGTGGTCATGCTGAGCCTGATCGGTCATGCCTGGTGGCTGTATCTGGCCCTGACCGGGATGGCACTGGGCAATATCTGGATATGGTCGAGACCCGAGCCCGCCAAAGCTGACCGTGAGCATTGA
- a CDS encoding sigma-54-dependent transcriptional regulator, translating to MRIHVSFIDRVGITQEVLAILGGRNLNLDAVEMVPPNVYIDAPTLSHQMLEELKDALFRVRGVEAITVVDILPGQRRHLQLDALLAAMTDPVLALDSAGHVLLANPALIALIGREPAGESIDELLVAPGLQTTLLENGFRLPLREITLNGEALLLDATPITEAGALITLYLPSRIGERLSALHHDHAEGFDALLGDSAAIRTLKARAQRVATLDAPLLIQGETGTGKELVARACHASSARHGEPFLALNCAALPENLAESELFGYAPGAFTGAARGGKPGLMELANKGTVFLDEIGEMSPYLQAKLLRFLNDGSFRRVGGDREIRVNVRILSATHRDLEKMVSEGSFREDLFYRLNVLNLHVPPLRERGQDILLLARYFMEQACAQIQRPVCRLAHATYPALLGNRWPGNVRQLQNVIFRAAAICEATHVDIGDLDIAGTAVARQNDAPVDSLENAVAVFEKQLLEKLYADFPSTRQLAARLHTSHTAIAHRLRKYGISAKP from the coding sequence ATGCGTATCCACGTCAGTTTCATCGACCGCGTTGGCATCACCCAGGAAGTGCTGGCGATTCTGGGTGGGCGCAACCTGAATCTGGATGCTGTGGAGATGGTGCCGCCCAACGTGTACATCGATGCGCCCACCCTCAGCCATCAGATGCTCGAAGAGCTCAAGGACGCGCTATTCCGGGTTCGGGGCGTGGAAGCAATCACAGTGGTGGACATTCTTCCCGGTCAACGCCGCCATCTGCAACTGGACGCGCTGCTCGCCGCCATGACCGACCCGGTGCTGGCGCTGGACAGTGCCGGGCATGTACTGCTGGCCAATCCTGCGCTGATTGCGCTGATCGGTCGTGAGCCGGCCGGTGAATCCATCGATGAACTGCTGGTCGCACCCGGCCTGCAGACAACCCTGCTGGAAAACGGCTTTCGCTTGCCGCTGCGGGAAATCACCTTGAACGGTGAAGCCTTGTTGCTCGATGCGACCCCGATAACCGAAGCGGGCGCGCTGATCACGCTGTACCTGCCCAGCCGGATCGGCGAGCGTCTGTCGGCGCTGCACCATGATCACGCCGAAGGTTTTGATGCCTTGCTGGGCGACTCGGCGGCAATCCGCACACTCAAGGCCCGGGCACAACGGGTCGCAACGCTGGACGCTCCGTTGCTGATTCAGGGTGAGACCGGGACCGGCAAAGAACTCGTTGCCAGAGCCTGCCATGCCAGCAGCGCGCGCCATGGCGAGCCCTTTCTGGCCTTGAACTGTGCAGCGCTCCCGGAAAATCTGGCGGAAAGCGAGCTGTTCGGTTACGCACCCGGCGCATTTACCGGTGCCGCGCGCGGCGGTAAGCCAGGGCTGATGGAACTGGCTAACAAGGGCACCGTATTCCTTGACGAGATCGGCGAAATGTCGCCGTACCTGCAAGCGAAACTGCTGCGTTTTCTCAATGACGGCAGCTTTCGACGCGTTGGCGGGGATCGGGAAATCAGGGTCAATGTGCGGATTTTGAGCGCAACCCATCGCGATCTGGAAAAAATGGTCAGCGAAGGCTCCTTTCGCGAAGACCTGTTCTATCGCCTCAACGTGCTCAACCTGCACGTGCCGCCCCTGCGCGAGCGTGGTCAGGACATTTTATTGCTGGCGCGTTATTTCATGGAGCAGGCCTGCGCGCAGATCCAGCGCCCGGTCTGCAGACTGGCACACGCCACCTACCCTGCCCTGCTGGGCAACCGCTGGCCGGGCAATGTGCGCCAATTGCAAAACGTGATATTTCGCGCTGCCGCCATCTGCGAAGCCACCCATGTGGATATAGGCGACCTGGACATCGCAGGTACGGCAGTGGCGCGCCAGAACGACGCTCCGGTCGACAGCCTCGAGAACGCTGTAGCCGTGTTTGAAAAGCAACTTCTGGAAAAACTTTACGCCGATTTCCCCTCCACTCGCCAGTTGGCGGCCCGCCTGCACACCTCGCATACCGCAATCGCGCACCGCCTGCGAAAGTACGGAATCTCTGCCAAGCCCTAG
- the gcvH gene encoding glycine cleavage system protein GcvH yields MSDLRFTVDHEWLRAETDGSVTVGITPYAQESLGDVVFVQLPELQAYTQHAEVSVVESVKAASSINMPLDGEVVEVNAALDATPELVNADALGAGWFFRFIPQNADAIHGLLDQDAYDRLIKANAEA; encoded by the coding sequence ATGAGCGATTTGCGATTCACCGTTGACCACGAATGGCTGCGAGCCGAAACCGACGGCAGCGTGACGGTTGGCATTACCCCCTACGCGCAAGAATCGCTCGGTGACGTGGTCTTTGTGCAGCTTCCGGAATTGCAGGCCTACACTCAACACGCCGAGGTATCGGTGGTGGAATCTGTCAAAGCCGCCAGCAGCATCAACATGCCGCTGGACGGTGAAGTGGTCGAGGTCAACGCAGCGCTCGACGCCACGCCGGAGCTGGTCAATGCAGACGCCCTTGGCGCCGGTTGGTTCTTTCGCTTCATCCCGCAAAATGCCGACGCGATCCACGGCCTGCTGGATCAGGACGCCTACGACCGCCTGATCAAAGCCAACGCCGAAGCCTGA
- a CDS encoding biliverdin-producing heme oxygenase, whose amino-acid sequence MPLDQTRPTLRSQRLSQITHAPHEQLDKAVKAHAPFASLAGYARFVVAQYLFQSELQGLYNDPALQAIIKDLPTRCRAEQAKADLTDLNMDIPHPVPGAVHATSSAEALGWLFVSEGSKLGAAFLIKRAEALNLSDSFGARHLGEPEGGRAAGWKTFVRTLDDLPLTAQQEAQLDQGAIAAFERFNVLLQHAYIDAPVAEAAQA is encoded by the coding sequence ATGCCCCTCGACCAGACCCGACCGACCCTGCGCTCGCAACGCCTCAGCCAGATAACCCATGCGCCACACGAACAGCTCGACAAAGCGGTCAAGGCCCATGCGCCGTTTGCATCCCTGGCCGGTTATGCCCGTTTCGTGGTTGCGCAGTACCTGTTCCAGAGCGAACTGCAAGGCCTGTACAACGATCCCGCGCTGCAGGCAATCATCAAAGACCTGCCCACACGCTGCCGGGCGGAACAGGCAAAGGCAGACCTTACCGACCTGAACATGGACATCCCTCACCCCGTGCCCGGCGCAGTACACGCCACAAGCAGCGCCGAGGCACTCGGCTGGTTGTTCGTTTCCGAGGGCTCCAAGCTGGGCGCGGCCTTCCTGATCAAGCGCGCCGAAGCGTTGAACCTGAGCGACAGCTTCGGTGCTCGCCACCTGGGCGAACCCGAAGGTGGCCGCGCCGCAGGCTGGAAGACGTTTGTCAGGACGCTGGATGACCTGCCGCTGACGGCCCAGCAGGAAGCGCAACTTGATCAAGGAGCGATTGCAGCCTTCGAGCGATTCAATGTACTGCTGCAGCACGCCTACATCGATGCACCTGTCGCCGAAGCAGCTCAGGCATGA
- a CDS encoding response regulator codes for MAQIMIVEDNAANMRLAQLLLTSAGHVVLCATDAETGLKLAREHQPDLILMDIQLPEMDGLKATSLLKKDASTAAIPVVALTAMAMKEDEEKIRLAGCNAYIIKPLRYQELYRVIDSLLDKSPAQQPLT; via the coding sequence GTGGCCCAGATCATGATCGTCGAAGACAACGCGGCCAACATGCGTCTGGCGCAACTGTTACTGACCAGCGCCGGGCACGTCGTGCTCTGCGCAACGGACGCCGAAACCGGCCTGAAACTGGCACGCGAGCATCAGCCTGACCTGATCCTCATGGACATTCAGTTGCCGGAAATGGATGGCCTGAAAGCCACCTCATTGTTGAAAAAAGACGCCAGCACCGCAGCGATTCCTGTAGTCGCACTGACCGCAATGGCGATGAAAGAAGATGAAGAGAAAATCCGCCTGGCAGGCTGCAATGCCTACATCATCAAGCCTTTGCGCTACCAGGAGTTGTACCGGGTTATCGATTCCCTCCTCGACAAAAGCCCGGCTCAACAGCCCCTTACCTGA
- a CDS encoding DUF5064 family protein, which produces MYEPGHLHLTYVALQPSDISYDIHLRYDVNEDPKEGTSMHFTMQGEIAGKPFEEQFQLTRDQAFNFAHDASRIAIRHGLPNSAALPIAQHKDYDQMFDDIRNKLNVKSGDPVKPEHLE; this is translated from the coding sequence ATGTACGAGCCAGGCCATCTGCATCTCACCTACGTAGCGCTGCAACCGTCGGATATCAGCTATGACATCCACTTGCGCTACGACGTGAACGAAGACCCCAAGGAAGGCACCTCCATGCATTTCACCATGCAAGGTGAAATCGCTGGCAAACCGTTCGAAGAGCAGTTCCAGCTGACACGCGATCAGGCCTTCAACTTCGCTCACGATGCCAGCCGCATTGCCATCAGACACGGTCTGCCCAATTCCGCTGCTCTGCCCATCGCCCAACATAAAGACTACGACCAGATGTTCGACGACATTCGCAATAAACTGAACGTCAAATCAGGCGATCCGGTCAAGCCGGAGCATCTGGAATAG
- a CDS encoding PAS domain-containing sensor histidine kinase, with protein sequence MQTPPVDRQAAEPQSRAETIVESRRQKILLKTGALQDAIFNSAYFSSIATDEHGVIQIFNVGAERMLGYHSEDVVDKITPADISDPAELIIRAAALSHELNTPITPGFEALVFKASRGIEDIYELTYIRKDGSRLSAMVSVTSLRDSTETIIGYLLIGTDNTARKQEEEAQALLDQRLRDQQFYTRSLIESNIDALMMTDPQGIISDVNKQMMALTGRTRDELIGAPCKNFFTDPASADAAIKRVISEHKVSDYELTVRAYDGTETVVSYNAATFHDRDRKLKGVFAAARDVTERKRFERTLEEKNIELEHASHMKSEFLATMSHELRTPLNAIIGFSEALKDGMVGDMSDAQRGYIGDIFNSGQHLLSLINDILDLSKVEAGMMTLELEPVDLDELLSNSLLIVREQAALQRIQLKLETDADFGLLELDRRKTKQIVYNLLANAVKFSAPGGWVTLSVRQVPSAQAGVLEGDWPTHVFPVPPGDYEQFLELSVSDTGIGIAQSDMNKLFKAFSQIDSGLARKFEGTGLGLAMVKQLAELHGGSVAVASVKDLGARFVVWLPIRTLETGEAQWPRS encoded by the coding sequence ATGCAAACCCCGCCAGTAGACCGCCAAGCCGCCGAGCCACAGTCTCGTGCCGAAACGATAGTCGAATCCCGCCGGCAGAAAATCCTGCTGAAAACCGGCGCGCTTCAGGACGCCATTTTCAACAGCGCCTATTTCTCCAGCATCGCCACCGATGAGCACGGCGTCATACAGATTTTCAACGTCGGCGCCGAACGCATGCTCGGTTATCACTCCGAAGATGTGGTCGATAAAATCACCCCGGCCGATATTTCCGACCCTGCCGAGCTGATCATTCGCGCCGCAGCACTCAGCCATGAGCTGAATACGCCTATCACACCGGGCTTTGAAGCCTTGGTGTTCAAGGCCTCACGCGGTATCGAAGACATTTACGAGCTGACCTACATCCGCAAGGACGGCAGCCGCCTGTCCGCGATGGTCTCGGTGACCTCGCTGCGTGACAGCACCGAAACCATCATCGGCTACCTGCTCATCGGCACCGATAACACGGCCCGCAAGCAGGAAGAAGAAGCCCAAGCGTTGCTCGATCAGCGGCTGCGGGATCAGCAGTTCTACACCCGCTCGTTGATCGAATCGAACATCGATGCGCTGATGATGACCGACCCGCAGGGCATTATTTCCGACGTCAACAAGCAGATGATGGCGCTAACCGGGCGCACCCGCGACGAACTGATCGGTGCCCCCTGCAAGAATTTCTTCACCGACCCGGCGAGCGCCGATGCGGCGATCAAACGCGTGATCAGCGAACACAAGGTCAGTGATTACGAACTGACCGTGCGCGCCTACGACGGCACGGAAACCGTCGTGTCATACAACGCCGCCACCTTCCATGACCGGGATCGCAAGCTAAAGGGTGTATTTGCCGCGGCTCGCGATGTCACCGAGCGCAAGCGCTTCGAACGGACGCTGGAAGAGAAAAACATCGAGCTGGAGCATGCCAGCCACATGAAGTCCGAGTTTCTGGCGACCATGTCCCATGAACTGCGCACGCCCTTGAACGCGATCATCGGCTTCTCCGAAGCCCTCAAGGACGGAATGGTCGGCGACATGAGCGACGCCCAGCGTGGTTACATCGGCGACATCTTCAACAGTGGCCAGCATTTGCTCTCGCTGATCAACGACATTCTCGACCTGTCCAAGGTCGAGGCCGGCATGATGACGCTGGAGCTGGAACCGGTCGATCTGGACGAACTGTTGAGCAACAGCCTGCTGATCGTCCGCGAGCAGGCAGCGCTGCAACGCATTCAACTGAAGCTGGAAACCGACGCCGACTTCGGCCTGCTGGAGCTGGACCGACGCAAGACCAAACAGATCGTCTACAACCTGCTGGCCAATGCGGTGAAGTTCAGCGCCCCGGGAGGCTGGGTCACGCTCTCGGTGCGTCAGGTTCCAAGCGCGCAGGCTGGCGTACTCGAGGGTGACTGGCCGACGCATGTCTTCCCGGTACCGCCTGGTGACTACGAGCAGTTTCTGGAACTGAGCGTCAGCGACACCGGCATAGGCATCGCCCAGAGCGACATGAACAAGCTGTTCAAAGCGTTCAGCCAGATCGACAGTGGCCTGGCACGTAAATTCGAAGGCACGGGGCTGGGCCTGGCGATGGTCAAGCAACTGGCCGAGCTGCATGGCGGTAGCGTGGCGGTGGCGAGCGTCAAAGACCTCGGCGCGCGCTTCGTGGTCTGGCTGCCGATCCGCACGCTCGAAACCGGGGAGGCGCAGTGGCCCAGATCATGA
- the gcvP gene encoding aminomethyl-transferring glycine dehydrogenase, translated as MTDRIQLSTANEFIARHIGPRADDELAMLQTLGFDSIEALSESVIPESIKGTSVLDLPAGQSEADALASIKAIASKNQLFKTYIGQGYYNTHTPAPILRNLLENPAWYTAYTPYQPEISQGRLESLLNFQTLISDLTGLPIANASLLDEATAAAEAMTFCKRLSKNKSSQQFFASSHCHPQTLDVLRTRAEPLGITVVVADETELGDVSDYFGALLQYPASNGDVFDYRELVERFHAANALVAVAADLLALTLLTPPGEFGADVAIGSAQRFGVPLGFGGPHAAYFSTRDAFKRDMPGRLVGVSVDRHGKQALRLAMQTREQHIRREKATSNICTAQVLLANIASMYAVYHGPRGLTQIANRVHHLTAILAEGLSQLGLKAEQAFFFDTLTLVTGSQTAALHAAARSRHINLREIDDQRLGLSLDETTSQSAVETLWEIFASDGQSLPDFAALADSVQSRLPAALQRQSAILSHPVFNRYHSETELMRYLRKLADKDLALDRTMIPLGSCTMKLNAASEMIPVTWAEFGNLHPFAPAEQSAGYQQLTDELETMLCAATGYDAISLQPNAGSQGEYAGLLAIRAYHQSRGDEHRDICLIPSSAHGTNPATANMAGMRVVVTACDARGNVDIEDLRAKAVQHRDQLAALMITYPSTHGVFEEGIREICGIVHDNGGQVYIDGANMNAMVGLCAPGKFGGDVSHLNLHKTFCIPHGGGGPGVGPIGVKSHLAPFMPGHARMERKEGAVCAAPFGSASILPITWMYIRMMGGEGLKRASQLAILNANYISRRLEEHYPVLYTGANGLVAHECILDLRPIKDSSGISVDDVAKRLIDFGFHAPTMSFPVAGTLMIEPTESESREELDRFCDAMIKIREEIRAVEEGTLDKDDNPLKNAPHTAAEIVGQWSHPYSREQAVYPVDSLIENKYWPPVGRVDNVFGDRNLVCACPSIESYQEA; from the coding sequence ATGACTGACCGTATTCAACTGAGCACCGCCAACGAATTTATCGCCCGTCACATCGGCCCGCGCGCCGACGACGAGCTGGCCATGTTGCAAACGTTGGGTTTTGACTCCATCGAAGCATTGAGCGAAAGCGTGATCCCGGAAAGCATCAAGGGCACCAGCGTGCTCGATCTGCCTGCCGGACAGAGCGAAGCCGATGCGCTGGCGTCCATCAAAGCCATCGCCAGCAAGAACCAGCTGTTCAAAACCTACATCGGCCAGGGTTACTACAACACCCATACACCTGCGCCAATCCTGCGCAACCTGCTGGAAAACCCGGCCTGGTACACCGCTTATACCCCGTATCAACCGGAAATCTCCCAAGGCCGTCTGGAGTCGCTGCTCAATTTCCAGACCCTGATCAGCGACCTGACCGGCCTGCCGATTGCCAACGCCTCGCTGCTGGACGAAGCCACCGCAGCGGCGGAAGCGATGACGTTCTGCAAGCGCCTGAGCAAGAACAAAAGCAGTCAGCAGTTCTTCGCCTCCAGCCACTGCCACCCGCAGACCCTCGATGTATTGCGCACCCGTGCCGAACCGCTGGGGATCACGGTCGTGGTTGCCGATGAGACCGAGCTGGGCGATGTCAGCGATTACTTCGGTGCGCTGCTGCAATACCCGGCCAGCAATGGTGACGTGTTCGATTACCGCGAACTGGTCGAGCGCTTCCACGCTGCCAACGCGCTGGTAGCGGTGGCGGCCGATCTGCTGGCCCTGACCCTGCTGACCCCGCCGGGCGAGTTCGGCGCAGACGTGGCTATCGGCAGTGCGCAACGCTTCGGTGTGCCGTTGGGCTTCGGCGGCCCGCATGCGGCCTATTTCTCGACGCGCGACGCGTTCAAGCGTGACATGCCGGGCCGTCTGGTCGGCGTGTCGGTGGATCGCCACGGCAAGCAGGCCCTGCGCCTGGCCATGCAAACCCGCGAACAGCATATCCGCCGCGAAAAGGCGACCAGCAACATTTGCACCGCACAGGTATTGCTGGCCAATATCGCCAGCATGTACGCGGTGTATCACGGCCCGCGCGGCCTGACACAGATCGCCAACCGCGTGCACCACCTGACCGCGATCCTGGCCGAAGGCTTGAGCCAACTGGGCCTGAAAGCCGAACAAGCGTTCTTTTTCGACACCCTGACGCTGGTCACCGGCAGCCAGACCGCCGCACTGCATGCTGCCGCCCGCTCGCGTCACATCAACCTGCGCGAAATCGACGATCAGCGTCTGGGCCTGTCACTCGACGAAACCACGTCACAGTCGGCGGTCGAAACGCTGTGGGAAATCTTCGCCAGCGATGGTCAGAGCCTTCCGGATTTCGCCGCACTGGCAGACAGCGTTCAGTCGCGTCTGCCCGCTGCTCTGCAGCGCCAATCGGCCATCCTCAGCCATCCGGTATTCAACCGCTATCACTCTGAAACCGAGCTGATGCGCTACCTGCGCAAGCTGGCCGACAAGGACCTGGCACTGGACCGCACCATGATCCCGCTGGGCTCGTGCACCATGAAGCTCAACGCCGCCAGCGAAATGATCCCGGTGACCTGGGCCGAGTTCGGCAATCTCCACCCCTTCGCCCCTGCCGAGCAGAGCGCTGGCTACCAGCAACTGACCGACGAACTGGAGACCATGCTCTGCGCGGCCACTGGCTATGACGCGATTTCGCTGCAACCGAACGCGGGCTCCCAGGGTGAATACGCCGGCCTGCTGGCGATCCGCGCTTATCATCAGAGCCGTGGCGACGAGCACCGTGACATCTGCCTGATCCCGTCATCGGCGCACGGCACCAACCCGGCGACCGCCAACATGGCCGGCATGCGCGTCGTGGTGACCGCCTGTGATGCGCGCGGCAACGTCGACATCGAAGACCTGCGCGCCAAGGCCGTTCAGCACCGCGACCAGCTTGCAGCGCTGATGATCACCTACCCGTCGACCCACGGCGTGTTCGAAGAAGGCATTCGCGAAATCTGCGGCATCGTTCATGACAACGGCGGCCAGGTTTACATCGATGGCGCCAACATGAACGCGATGGTCGGCTTGTGCGCGCCGGGCAAGTTCGGCGGCGACGTCTCGCACCTCAACCTGCACAAGACCTTCTGCATTCCGCACGGCGGCGGTGGCCCGGGCGTCGGCCCGATTGGCGTCAAGTCTCACCTCGCGCCGTTCATGCCGGGGCACGCACGCATGGAACGCAAGGAAGGCGCGGTCTGCGCAGCGCCATTCGGCAGCGCCAGCATCCTGCCGATCACCTGGATGTACATCCGCATGATGGGCGGCGAAGGCCTCAAGCGCGCCTCGCAACTGGCGATCCTCAATGCCAACTACATTTCGCGGCGCCTGGAAGAGCATTACCCGGTGCTGTACACCGGCGCCAACGGTCTGGTTGCGCATGAGTGCATCCTTGACCTGCGCCCGATCAAGGACAGCAGCGGCATCAGCGTCGATGACGTGGCCAAGCGCCTGATCGACTTCGGCTTCCACGCACCGACCATGTCGTTCCCGGTGGCCGGAACGCTGATGATCGAGCCGACCGAAAGTGAATCCAGAGAAGAACTGGACCGCTTCTGCGACGCCATGATCAAGATCCGCGAAGAAATCCGTGCGGTTGAAGAAGGCACGCTGGACAAGGACGACAATCCACTGAAAAACGCACCGCACACCGCTGCGGAAATCGTCGGCCAGTGGAGTCAC
- a CDS encoding putative bifunctional diguanylate cyclase/phosphodiesterase: protein MTQSASTILIVDDDVHVRDLLEVLLQNQNYRTLTAESGEVALEMVELHAPDLILLDIMMPGMDGYEVASQLKANKSTANIPIIMLSALDQQSARLSGLEAGAEEYLNKPVDSSELWLRVRNLLRLKSFGDYLKSHSMILEEQLQQRTIDLERFRTVMDASEDAIFLINRNTMSLIEFNRRACQLLGYTAEELSHKTPAELGETSMENLEVVYDQIIAGKGPSEPLETQIRDKSGNDVEVEIHRQAYRTGEDWVIVGIVRDITRRKESDQRLLTMAHYDTLTGLPNRDLFFTSLQMGLTQAAISRWKLAALTVNLDGFKNINETWGHVLGDQVLLEVSHRLSECLNASDTLGRVDGDEFALILMIRDGQADTRKTLERIRKALRVPFHVEGQSIVMTASIGIALYPEDGEDARELIRHAYTAMNSAKKFGIDSYRFYTAQMNADVSARLELETALRDAVEKQAFEIVYQPKLNLDDNRICGLEALLRWPRPGQPGVSPAVFVPVLESLGLIGEVGNWVVDSVCAQIARWQRSGLGLFQVAVNVSGQQISNSSLVADIRQALTKHRVEPRWLEVELTESSLMENTSHTIATLETLKSAGVSISIDDFGTGYSSLAYLRRFPIHKLKIDIAFVREVTSNPQDAAIARAIIELAHSLGLKVIAEGVETPEQLAFLRESHCDQIQGYLISKPLPLAELERFLRASEKQVG from the coding sequence ATGACCCAGAGCGCCTCAACGATCCTGATTGTCGATGACGATGTCCATGTCCGGGACCTGCTGGAAGTGCTGTTACAGAATCAGAACTATCGGACGCTGACAGCAGAGTCGGGGGAAGTCGCACTGGAGATGGTCGAACTCCACGCGCCGGACCTGATCCTGCTGGATATCATGATGCCCGGCATGGACGGCTACGAAGTGGCCAGCCAGCTGAAAGCCAATAAAAGCACCGCCAACATCCCGATCATCATGCTTTCCGCACTCGATCAGCAAAGCGCGCGCCTGTCCGGGCTTGAGGCCGGTGCCGAGGAATACCTCAATAAACCCGTGGACAGCTCTGAACTGTGGCTACGGGTGCGCAACCTGTTGCGGCTCAAATCATTTGGCGATTACCTGAAAAGCCACAGCATGATTCTCGAAGAGCAGTTGCAACAGCGCACTATCGATCTGGAGCGCTTCCGCACCGTGATGGACGCCTCGGAAGACGCGATCTTCCTGATCAATCGCAACACCATGAGCCTGATCGAGTTCAACCGCAGGGCCTGTCAGTTGCTGGGTTACACCGCCGAGGAACTGTCACACAAGACGCCGGCCGAGCTGGGCGAGACGTCCATGGAAAACCTGGAAGTCGTGTATGACCAGATCATCGCCGGCAAAGGCCCCAGCGAACCGCTCGAGACGCAGATTCGCGACAAGAGCGGCAATGATGTTGAAGTCGAAATCCATCGCCAGGCGTATCGCACCGGTGAAGACTGGGTCATCGTCGGTATCGTGCGCGACATCACCCGGCGCAAGGAAAGCGATCAACGTCTGCTGACCATGGCCCACTACGACACGCTGACCGGGCTGCCGAACCGTGACCTGTTTTTCACCAGCCTGCAGATGGGCCTCACTCAAGCGGCCATCAGTCGCTGGAAGCTGGCGGCGCTGACGGTCAACCTGGATGGCTTCAAGAACATCAACGAAACCTGGGGCCACGTCCTGGGCGATCAGGTTTTGCTGGAAGTCAGCCATCGCCTCTCGGAGTGCCTCAACGCCAGCGACACGCTCGGACGCGTGGACGGCGACGAATTTGCCCTGATTCTGATGATCCGCGACGGCCAGGCCGACACGCGCAAGACGCTGGAACGTATCCGCAAGGCGTTGCGGGTGCCTTTTCATGTCGAAGGCCAAAGCATCGTCATGACTGCCAGCATCGGCATCGCCCTTTATCCGGAAGACGGCGAAGACGCGCGCGAGTTGATCAGGCACGCCTACACCGCCATGAACAGCGCGAAGAAATTCGGCATCGACAGCTATCGGTTCTATACCGCGCAGATGAACGCCGACGTTTCGGCGCGCCTGGAGCTCGAAACCGCCTTGCGCGATGCAGTAGAGAAACAGGCATTCGAGATTGTCTATCAGCCCAAGCTCAACCTGGACGATAACCGGATTTGCGGGCTGGAAGCATTGCTGCGCTGGCCGCGTCCCGGTCAGCCAGGTGTTTCGCCGGCGGTGTTCGTGCCGGTCCTGGAAAGCCTTGGCCTGATCGGTGAGGTCGGTAACTGGGTGGTCGACAGCGTTTGCGCGCAGATTGCCCGCTGGCAGCGCTCTGGGCTGGGACTGTTTCAAGTCGCGGTCAACGTGTCTGGCCAGCAGATTTCCAACAGCAGTCTGGTCGCCGACATCCGTCAGGCCCTGACCAAGCACCGGGTCGAACCGCGCTGGCTGGAAGTCGAGCTGACGGAAAGCTCGTTGATGGAAAACACCTCGCACACCATCGCGACGCTGGAAACGCTCAAGTCAGCAGGCGTGAGTATTTCAATCGACGACTTCGGCACCGGCTATTCAAGCCTCGCGTACCTGCGCCGCTTCCCGATTCACAAGCTCAAGATCGACATTGCTTTCGTTCGCGAGGTGACTAGCAATCCGCAGGATGCCGCCATCGCCCGGGCAATCATCGAACTGGCCCACAGCCTGGGTCTCAAAGTGATCGCCGAAGGCGTAGAGACGCCCGAGCAACTGGCGTTCCTGCGTGAAAGCCATTGCGATCAGATTCAAGGCTATCTGATCAGCAAACCGTTGCCGCTTGCAGAGCTGGAAAGGTTTTTGCGCGCCTCCGAAAAGCAGGTCGGCTAG